A window of Atribacterota bacterium genomic DNA:
TATGCTTGAATTTGCACCCAATCTGGGGTGGAAAGCTGTTCCCATTGTTCGAATTTTTAAGGACAGATACAGCCTTCCCATCATCTTAAATAATGAAGCAAAAGCTGCAGCTATAGGAGAGAGAGCATCCTTCTATCCTGATATTAACAATATGGTTTTTGTTTCGATTAATGAAGGAATTGGTTGTGGTATATTTTTAAATGGTAAGCTCTATCGGGGGGCTAGTGGAAATGCTGGAGAGTTTGGACACATCACTATTGATACCAATGGTCCACTCTGTCACTGTGGAAACCGGGGATGCTGGGAAACATTTGCCTCAGAAACTTATATTGTTAATAGTTATTTAAAATTACCAGGCAGTAATAGCCAGCTGACCAAGACCAAGAGAGAGATATATCAATATGGTAAGAATGGCGATTTAAAAATAAGGGCCATCTTTGCTGAAACCGGGAAAAACATAGGAATAGGCTTGGTCAATATTATTAATGGACTCAGCCCGGAGTTACTGGTTATCGGTGGAGGGATTGTAGAGATAAAAGATTTTATCTATGATGAAATAATTAACAAACTAAAAGAAAATGCCCTTACTATTAATTATAAAAAGACCACCATAAAATTCAGTAAGCTGGGTAGTTTGGCGGCAGTTTATGGTATGGCTGAATTGATTATCAATGAGCGAATAAGATTTATTTAGCCTCTACCCCCTCTCTACCTTTACGTAAGGCAACCCAATTCTGGCAGGTTTAAGAGCTCTTGGGGGACCTAAAATTTCTTCAACTACAATTGCTAATGGTAGCTTACGCCCCATTAAGAAACTGTTCAGCTCTTTCTCCAGATTAATAGAAGCTGTATCTATCTTTAAATCCTCTTCTTTTTCTTGAGCTTCCTTCGATAAAAAGAAAGATTCCGTTTGTTCTTCTACTTCTTGATCTGAAGAGAAAATAAATTCTTTTATCTCTTCCTGTTGAGGAACATCTTCTGCTGGAGGCTCTAGTTCTTCCGCTTCTTCAATTTCCGCTTTCCCATCTTCTATCAAAATATCTCTTCTCCCTATTTCCGCTTCCATTCTTTCTTGAGCTTTCTTCAGTTGATTTTCTGGCAAATCTTCTTCAAAGGACCAGGGATCAAAGAAGGTGTCTTTTTTTCTATTCTTTTTTGCTTGTCTGGTTAAGGAAGAAACTATTGATATCAGGATAAAAGCAAAGATTAAAAATTCCATCTCATTCCACCTCTATTTCTATAAGGATTATTTCATAGTATTATTTATGACCTTTATTTGCTGGCATCATTCTTCTTTTCAGTATCAGAACTCATCTTGGATATGGTACCTCTCATCTGGGTATCTGACTGAATATTTTGCATATTATAATAATCCATTACACCAAGCTTACCTTCTCGCAGTGCCTGGGCTAGGGCTTTTGGTACCTCTGCCTCAGCTTCTACTACCTTTGCCCTCATTTCTTGTACGGCAGCTTTCATTTCCTGTTCTCTGGCTACCGCCATAGCTCTTCTCTCTTCTGCTTTAGCCTGAGCAATGCGTTTATCAGCTTCAGCTTGATCGGTTTGTAGTCGTGCACCAATATTTTTCCCTACATCTACATCGGCAATATCAATAGACAAAATTTCAAAAGCAGTTCCGGAATCCAATCCTTTTTTTAGAATAGTACGAGATATGTCATCAGGATTTTCTAAAACTTTTTTATGGGTTTCAGCTGATCCGATTGTAGTAACGATTCCCTCTCCGACACGGGCAATAATGGTCTCCTCTCCGGCTCCTCCTACTAAACGTTCAATATTAGCTCTTACCGTTACTCTGGCCTTGGCTTTTACTTCAATACCGTCACTGGCAACAGCGGCAACAATAGGAGTTTCAATTACCTTGGGATTAACACTCATTTGAACAGCCTTTAAGACATCCCGACCAGCCAGATCAATAGCGGCAGCTCTTTCAAATCCCAGTTCAATATTTGCTCTCTGAGCAGCAATGAGAGCATTAACTACATTATCCACATTGCCTCCAGCCAGATAATGACCTTCCAGCTTGTTAACATTCAAATCCAGACCGGCTTTAGTTGCTTTAATTAAAGGTTCTACCACCTTTGAGGGAATAACCCTGCGTAGTCTCATCCCGATGAGATTCATAAGTCCTACCCTGACTCCAGCTGCTAAAGCAGCAATCCATAACCTTAAAGGAATAAAACTGAATATTATCGAAAAAGCAATGATGATAAGAAAAACCATAACCAAAAATGGTAAAATATTTCCCACATTTACCATAGTTA
This region includes:
- a CDS encoding ROK family transcriptional regulator, with the protein product MNKSKTNLGNSITIKKWNLSSIFKTIQTKGPISRVELAKITGYSPGTVSNHVRTLIEKGYVIETNKGISSGGRKPVQLIINSNKAYILSVEIEVNQIKTVLFNLDMKMISKSTIPIESKDNYLETLTKLFSEIDRMIGKHLISLDNLLGIGVAVPGLIDKGKGMLEFAPNLGWKAVPIVRIFKDRYSLPIILNNEAKAAAIGERASFYPDINNMVFVSINEGIGCGIFLNGKLYRGASGNAGEFGHITIDTNGPLCHCGNRGCWETFASETYIVNSYLKLPGSNSQLTKTKREIYQYGKNGDLKIRAIFAETGKNIGIGLVNIINGLSPELLVIGGGIVEIKDFIYDEIINKLKENALTINYKKTTIKFSKLGSLAAVYGMAELIINERIRFI
- the floA gene encoding flotillin-like protein FloA (flotillin-like protein involved in membrane lipid rafts), which codes for MVNVGNILPFLVMVFLIIIAFSIIFSFIPLRLWIAALAAGVRVGLMNLIGMRLRRVIPSKVVEPLIKATKAGLDLNVNKLEGHYLAGGNVDNVVNALIAAQRANIELGFERAAAIDLAGRDVLKAVQMSVNPKVIETPIVAAVASDGIEVKAKARVTVRANIERLVGGAGEETIIARVGEGIVTTIGSAETHKKVLENPDDISRTILKKGLDSGTAFEILSIDIADVDVGKNIGARLQTDQAEADKRIAQAKAEERRAMAVAREQEMKAAVQEMRAKVVEAEAEVPKALAQALREGKLGVMDYYNMQNIQSDTQMRGTISKMSSDTEKKNDASK